The genomic stretch CGCAGCAGGCGGTGCGCACCGAGGCGATGAAGAAGTTCGACGCCGCCTATGAAGAACTGGGCCAGCTGCTGGTGAGCGAGGAAGAGCGCAAGACCTACGCGGCCATCGACGAGTTCCGCAAACAGGTGCTGCCGCTGGTTCAGGAAGCGCTGGACCAGGCCTTGTCGGGACAGAAGGAAACCGCCGGTGAAACCTTGCTCGACAAGGTGCAGGGCCCGCAGACGCAGTGGTTCGATGCGCTGGCCACGATGATCGCGCTGCAGGCGGCCGACACGCAGCACAGTGTCGAAGGGGTCAACCGCGGCTATACCGCGGCCACCGTGGGCCTGCTGATCGGCGTGGCGCTGGCGGTGTCGCTGAGCACGACGCTGGCGCTGCTGATCGCGGCGTCGCTGATGCGCCAGCTCGGCGGCGAGCCCGAATACGCCCGCGCCGTGGTGCGCCAGATGGCGTCGGGCGACCTCAGCGGCACCATCACCCTGCGCTCCGGCGACACGCGCAGCCTGCTGTTCGCGATGAAAGAAATGCAAACCAGCCTGCGCGAAGTGGTGGAAGGCATCCAGGGGGCTGCCGAATCGGTGTCGACCGCCAGCGGCGAAATCGCGCAAGGCAACCACGACCTGAGCAGCCGCACCGAAATGCAGGCGAGCAACCTGCAGCAGACCTCGGCGTCGATGATGCAGCTGACCGGCACGGTGCAGAACAACACCGCCTCGGCCCGCCAGGCCACCCAGTTGGCCGACACCGCCTCGGGTGTGGCGGCCAAGGGCGGCCAGGTGGTCGGCGAAGTGGTGCACCGGATGGAAGAGATCCGCAGCTCCAGCCAGAAGATCACCGAGATCATTTCGGTGATCGACGCGATCGCCTTCCAGACCAACATCCTGGCGTTGAACGCCGCGGTCGAAGCGGCCCGCGCCGGCGAACAGGGCCGCGGTTTTGCAGTGGTGGCCGGCGAGGTGCGCAGTCTGGCCCAGCGCAGTGCCGAGGCCGCCAAAGAGATCAAGACGCTGATTTCCGACAGCGTCGAAAAGGTCGAGGGCGGCAGCCGGCTGGTGCAGGATGCCGGCACCACGATGTCGGAGATCGTCGACCAGGTGAAACACGTGGCGACGCTGATCGGCGAGATCAACCGTGCGTCGGTCGAACAGGAAAGCGGCATCACGCAGATCGGCAAGGCCGTCGAGCAACTCGACCACATGACGCAGCAGAACGCGGCACTGGTCGAGCAAAGCGCGGCAGCCGCCGAGAGCCTGCGCGAGCAAGCCGGCAAGCTGACCAAGACGGTCGGGGTGTTCCGCCTGGCCGCCTGACGTCCACCCGATGCGGCACGGGGGCGCTCCCAACAGGGCGCCCCCGTTTGCGTTTGGACCGCGCGGATGACGCGGCGGCTCGCGCAAGAACAAGACGAACCAGGGCTGACAGCCTCCTGCCACCACGGTGTCAGGAGGCTGTCGTCACCATGGGCTGCTGTTTCACTTCTACAGGAGAGCCTTCATGGAACAAAACATCCGTCACGCAGCGAACTGGTTCGAGATCCCTGTGCAAGACCTGCCGCGTGCCCAGCGCTTTTACGAGACCTTGCTCGGACACCCGCTGCGGCTCGAACAACTCGGGGCCTACAGCCTTGCCGTGTTCCCGAGCGATGCCGCGGGCGCGGGGGGCTGTTTGCTGCACGGTGGCGAGACACCCGCGCCGTCGACGCAAGGCACGCTGGTGTACCTGAACGCGATGCCGTCGCTCGACACCGTGGT from Caldimonas brevitalea encodes the following:
- a CDS encoding methyl-accepting chemotaxis protein; the encoded protein is MKWFNRMSVGSRLTIGFGLAVALLVAVAAGAWGVLNSVKSGVDVIVKENNRKTELAYRMRGELETVARAVRNVIISRNQEVQAAQQAVRTEAMKKFDAAYEELGQLLVSEEERKTYAAIDEFRKQVLPLVQEALDQALSGQKETAGETLLDKVQGPQTQWFDALATMIALQAADTQHSVEGVNRGYTAATVGLLIGVALAVSLSTTLALLIAASLMRQLGGEPEYARAVVRQMASGDLSGTITLRSGDTRSLLFAMKEMQTSLREVVEGIQGAAESVSTASGEIAQGNHDLSSRTEMQASNLQQTSASMMQLTGTVQNNTASARQATQLADTASGVAAKGGQVVGEVVHRMEEIRSSSQKITEIISVIDAIAFQTNILALNAAVEAARAGEQGRGFAVVAGEVRSLAQRSAEAAKEIKTLISDSVEKVEGGSRLVQDAGTTMSEIVDQVKHVATLIGEINRASVEQESGITQIGKAVEQLDHMTQQNAALVEQSAAAAESLREQAGKLTKTVGVFRLAA
- a CDS encoding VOC family protein, whose amino-acid sequence is MEQNIRHAANWFEIPVQDLPRAQRFYETLLGHPLRLEQLGAYSLAVFPSDAAGAGGCLLHGGETPAPSTQGTLVYLNAMPSLDTVVARVEAAGGKVSMPRVDLPGDLGCFAHVLDTEGNRIGLHALA